Within Montipora foliosa isolate CH-2021 chromosome 3, ASM3666993v2, whole genome shotgun sequence, the genomic segment gactctaacctttccattgacaacatcttttaatttaagaagtcagagtcattgtcatttggcaagttgtgacttggaccttgaaatttaaacaaaaaatgtatatgtgtgagaaaaaggctaatatcatcagccattaaggcagttaaggccattaatatgtctgctatatttcgaactaatctttcaaacatcactaaggtgacttcagaagaagtaatatttaatatctcatggaagccttacccaacacgtggagattttcttccctcaccctcccatagagaggtctagtgagttgttttggctatggactaacacctcacacttgttagacttgcatgcgacaagccatgacgcagccccccctaggaatttaaagctcaccgtcagtgcaactgctgccaaaggcagcagttgcactttagattttgcagccaagtttgaccttgttttcaaaacttgagctatatatctcacataaatcagacatcttgttttagcattggatatctttaactgtttttcagaccctataggtcatcatttactttcctcaccctcccatagagaggtctagtgagttgttttggctatggactaacacctcacacttgttagacttgcatgcgacaagccatgacgcagcccccgctaggaatttaaagctcaccgtcagtgcaactgctgccaaaggcatcagttgcactttggattttgcagccaagtttgaccttgttttcaaaacttcagctatatatctcacataaatcagacatcttgttttagcattggatatatttttaactgaaatcaattttgtcacataaattcaagaaattatgaaACAATGCTCATAGTTCTCTTGCCTATGCTGCCACATTTTAATTCCgaacactgacgttatttgtcaaaccaaaatgctggcatttcctcaaatcatctagctgatcttatgaaaaccgggtccttcccacgtatcttaatttgtctttaaattagactagaatagatgggacggttatattttgtcagtaactagactctaacctttccattgacaacatcttttaatttaagaagtcagagtcattgtcatttggcaagttgtgacttggaccttgaaatttaaacaaaaaatgtatatgtgtgagaaaaaggctaatatcatcagccattaaggcagttaaggccattaatatgtctgctatatttcgaactaatctttcaaacatcactaaggtgacttcagaagaagtaatatttaatatctcatggaagccttacccaacacgtggagattttcttccctcaccctcccatagagaggtctagtgagttgttttggctatggactaacacctcacacttgttagacttgcatgcgacaaaccatgacgcagccccccctaggaatttaaagctcaccgtcagtgcaactgctgccaaaggcagcagttgcactttggattttgcagccaagtttgaccttgttttcaaaacttgagctatatatctcacataaatcagacatcttgttttagcattggatatctttaactgtttttcagaccctataggtcatcatttactttcctcaccctcccatagagaggtctagtgagttgttttggctatggactaacacctcacacttgttagacttgcatgcgacaagccatgacgcagccccccctaggaatttaaagctcaccgtcagtgcaactgctgccaaaggcagcagttgcactttggattttgcagccaagtttgaccttgttttcaaaacttgagctatatatctcacataaatcagacatcttgttttagcattggatatctttaactgtttttcagaccctataggtcatcatttactttcctcaccctcccatagagaggtctagtgagttgttttggctatggactaacacctcacacttgttagacttgcatgcgacaagccatgacgcagccccccctaggaatttaaagctcaccgtcagtgcaactgctgccaaaggcagcagttgcactttggattttgcagccaagtttgaccttgttttcaaaacttcagctatatatatatatatatatatatacatacataagTTGATTAGACAGATGAAGATGCGAACTTTTCTCATTTGTCTTTTAATGCACAGACGTTTCGCCCATTCAGGCTTCTTCAGTACTGCGAATATCACTACTTGGaataaagtttacaaaaaattgaAGGCCTTAAATAAGTTGTAAAACAATACCTAACAAAgtaagcaaagaaaattaaaatattttacatggAATCCCATAAGAATTACGTAATgggtgaaaaggttaaaaagattaaaaacacCCGCTATAGCATAAATACAACAcaataaaatcaaaaacaaaatacaaatagaATACAGAGGCAAGATTgtgttaattatagcgaatcctATTCTTAGAATTAAACTCGCACCTTTTGTTCAGACCATGAGGTTTGAGGGTGGACAATTGAGCACACCAAAAGGCCTCCCTTGTGAGAAGACGGTCATCAAAAGTATTATTGTTGGCGCTAAGATTACATAAACgttcaattattaaaaattcaaaatctctCAGAGCATGAGGTTCTTTGTTGAAATGAATAGTACGTTTTTTAGTGATCATGGAAAACTTGTGGTTTGCGGAAACGAATTTTAAGTTCATTGCTAGTGGAACCAACATATTGCACATTACATTTCTTGCACGTGACcaagtaaatgacatttttagatTTACAACTAAGAATTTGAGTAATAGGATAAGTCCtgctagtactagtactagaaGATCAATtactttcctttaaaaaattttGACATAAATCACATTTGGCTGTGCACTTAAAGCAACCCCGCTGATTATCGGGCGCGCGATGTTGCTTACGAAGCTTACTGCTAAGaatttctttgatgtttttagTTGTACGGAAGGCAGGAATGATGGACCCTATCGGAAAGATATTTTTAAGAGATGGTGAATTATAAATTAAGTGCTTTCGTTTCCTAATAATTTTTCCAATGCTGGGTAATCGAGGATTGAAATCAAGAACAAGTGGAAAAATTTGTTTGGAGTATTGTTTTACAACTTATTTAAGGTCTTCCACTTTTGTAAACTTTATTCCAAGTAGTGATATTCGCagtgctgaagaagcccgaatgggcgaaagtgagactttacagTATAGCATGCCCTCATTGGCAATTTTCCCTGCACCAGTGTAGACCTGAATGATgatttgcttttgatcaccaattagagtgaacccacactgtggtgtgggtaggtgattggcagttgtctgactaaagcacaggggtggggagggtagcttttctttaagtttgtgacggcagcagaattggcttgttttcacaatttctgcagccaccttttgacaaatccagtaaGAAATTTATCATTATCCGTGCGTTtttctccagaatggcattctgtgagccaggctaaGTAGATCGAGGGTCAtgagccgatttttgactgaatttcaggcgtttggcccttgatatctgagcgaattcgctaaaaggtagctgctggaCTTTTCGCTTGAACACGGGttacgcccgtgctcaagccattgtggcctctcaaaattgagggggcttgccgtcaaggcctgctttgccaaacagcccagggacagttctagctctgagttgtgtgtcaaaagcacagggctgggggggttgctgctttgagactttaactgcagttagagtttgtggccttgttaagtgagactttacagtgTAGCATGCCTTCCTTGGCAATTTTCCCTGCACGAGTGTAGACCTGAATGATTTGCTTTTGATGatcaattagagtgaacccactctgtggtgtgggtaggtgattggcAGTTTTGTGACAAaggcacaggggtggggagggtggctttttttaattttgtgagggtagcagaattggcttgtgtTCAATTTTAAGCAAATCAATTGTCCCTTGACTTGACTGCAGTTACTGCGGTTTTCAATAACATGCGAACTCTGAAATTTAAACCTCCATCAAAAGATGCGTTTTTTGCTGccgtcaatcaaatttccggcggtttccGATTATTGCCGACAGCGACTGGAAAAGCGCGCGGATTCTCAAACAAACATGGTTCGCAAATATGGATCTTCTTTGCGGTGGAGAGTGGTGTTTTTGCATGTGACTCATCATCTCTCTCCAGGGGAGATAGTTCGGTTGTTGAAAGTAGGAAAAACATTTGTTCATAAGGTGCTGAAACTTTACAGCGAAACCAAAGGAGTGGAATACCCGCTGAATCACAACAGAGGAAAGCCGTGATCCATCGGTGGTAAATATGTTGTGAATTGTTATCCGGATTTCTCATTTTCTGTCAGAAACTATGTTCAAAGAGGATTGTTTTTCATAATGTTATTTATATCGAGGCATGAGTCTGCGAAACGCTAACTCTGCTTGAAGTCGCACTAGTTTGGTGAAGAATGCGCAATAAAGCTAAACACATTAATTGGATGAATTTGGCCACACATGTGGCGTGTTTAATTTGATCCAGGACACTTAATTGTGGTTTACAGGATTACCATtgttcagcaaaggtggggcgaAAAAGACGCGCCCACATTACTAAATGTTAATGTACGCAATCAATCCGATGTCTGGTGACTGGGGATGGGGGGAgcgggaaaatgttttcttcgcGAGATACCAACGGTACGAGGGCCAAGGGAAGAAGGGCGAATTGCTCCAGAGAAATATCTTTTATACTCTAGGGAACGCCCCCCTTTATTtcctgtggtgatacttgacacATACCAGGCTTACGGATTAATGCTTGACCGTCATGGCTCGACATAAATAACATTATGCGTGCACAGAATGTTTGGTTTTATATCGAGGCATGACTCTGCGAAACGCTAACTCTGCTTGAAgtcgcactagtttgctgaagaaTGCGCAATAAAGTTAAACACATTAATTGGATGAATTTGGCCCCGCATGTGGCGTGTTTAGTTTGATCCAGGACACTTAATTGTGGTTTACAGGATTACCATtgttcagcaaaggtggggcgaAAAAGACGCCACATGCCACCGATTGTGGCAGCCCCACCAAGCAAACGCAGAGTTAGCGTGGCGAAAGAAGTCGGATAACACGAGAATTATGAGAATCATGCTGTGGCTAATAATATTATATAGAAATTGCTAGCAAAAGGCCTGTGTAGTCTTAACAGGCAAGCGTGAAACCGCAGCCCTTGCCTGACCGGCTTCAATAAAAATCTAAGAGCACGTGCAACGAATTAAGAAACCAAAGGAGTTAAAGTACTTAAGGACCTAAGAGAGATAGTAAAGCCGCAGCCCCCGCCTGACCGATGGCACCGTCAGCCGAAGGCTCGGACAAAGTAAACATCGATATTTAAAGGGTGACATAAGGATGAACGGAGGAAAGTGAAGTCGCAGCTCCTGTCTGACCGACTTCAGTAAACCTCCAGTTATGAAATATTACAAATGAGAAAAGCAATATTATAGCAAGTCCTTTATAGTTTTCGATGTACTTTGATACCTGGCTATATATTGCAAAGTTAAAAAGTGGGCCGCAAAGTAGCAGCCCCTGACTGTCCTACTTTAGTGGCCACACGGGAAAGGACAGCAACATAGCAGCCCTTGTCTGACCTACGGAGCTGTCAGGACGTACGAAATACAGGAGAAGGACGTTTAAGCTTAAGTCAATTGGCATTGATACTTTCAGATCTAAGGTAAACCTTAAAGGCGTCGGATTTCCATCGACCAAGAGCCCTAATTTGCGCATCAGAAAAACCCTTGTCGGCAGCGTGACATGCGCCCCCGATGCAAAAACTGTGGTTTTTGTATCGACTAAGGTCTAAACCTCAATATTGGAGACAACGCTGAAGCTCGGTATTAAATTGATAGACAGTAATAGGTGTCTGATCAGAATTACAAAAAAGAGGGCCAGGTCGAGTACCTCGCACCTCGCAGTACTTAACAAGGCTTTTAACCGGGCAAAAGATGACAGAATCATCCCGAGTAATTAGGATATCAAATGGCCGGTGGTCAGGATTATGTTTATAATCAGTGATAGTGATCTTAGCCGTGCATGGGTCGCCGTCACGCAATAAAATTTGCAGATCTCTGTATTAGACAACTGAACACGCAAAACGGGTGCTCTTGGTTGAAAGCTCGCCAATTCGGAAAAGTCCATAAAAAGCAGTAAGAAACATGGCCGAAAATAGAGTGCGTTGAAAAGCCGAAGAGTTAGTGTATTCGAGGGACCGGACGAGCTCATGCAACACTGGTCTTGTGATGGGCAAACAAATATCTGAATGTCTTTGACGACTTAAGGCTGTCAATAATGGTTGGATCACAAAAACCTCCGAGTTTGTGAGCGTAAGAAATGGCAGAAAGATGTAAAGTTATCGTAGAATAAGCTAATTTTCGGAAAGGaagatatgaaatataaagGGTGAGACAGACAGGAGATAATGGCAACGTGGGGTTAGGGGACCCGTAAAATTGAGCATAAAATTGACGAAAGACGGCCCACGCGCGTTGATAGGATCTCTGGGATCCTTTAGTTAATGCTGAGCTCAACAAGCCACTCAAGTTAGAGACCAACTCTTGGGCAGTAGGTTGTCGGGCACTGTAGTTGGATTCTGGTCTACATCCGGTGAGAGTTCCTTGAACTTTGCTACCTGACAACGTGAAATGTAATCGGCACGAGTATTGTAAAACCCGGGAATGTGTTTTGCGTGAAATAAGACATTGTGTCTGAGGCAACTTAGCACTAAATCCCTGATCAACACCATAATACTCTGATGTTTGGACGTCTGCTTATTGATTATGTCAACAACGGCAGCGTTATCAGTAAAGAATATTACACACTTATCAGCCATTAAATGTCCCCAAATGTGTATCACAAGGACAATAGGAAATAAACTGCAATGTTATAAGATTTCCACGTAACCGGCTATTCGCCGCCGAACCAGTGCTTACCAAAGACAGCCCCGAAGCCTATTGAGCCCGCTGCATCGGTATAAAGCTCAAGGGTATGCGACGTTTCCCATGTATCTTTGAGGAAAAATGATTTACCGTTGAACTCGTCTAAAAACCGCATCCACAAAAGGAGATCCTGTTTCGAGCCTTTACATAAACGAATATGGTGGTGTGGCTGTCGGACGCCCTTGGTAAGATCGATCaggcgacgaagaaaagcatGGCCCGGGACAATAACTTGACAAGTGAAATTTAGTAAGCCTATTAAAGATTGAAGTTCTTTTAGCTTCACTGTGCGACGTTTATAAAAATTGTGCAAGAGCATGCTGCATTTTTGAAGCTTTTCATCAGGTAGACGCGCTTCTCTTCTCACCAAATCAAGGGTAATGCCAGCAAATTGCAATACTGTGTCAGGGCCTACGGTTTTTTCCGGAGCAAGAGGTACTCCTAGATGATGGCATAAAGAAATAAACTTGCCCAAGTCGGCCTCGCACCGGTCTTTGGTTTtagcaataaacaaaaaatcgtCTAATATGTGCAAAACAGATGAGGCACCCAGGCGATGAATAGACAACCACTCCAATGCGGTACTAAAAGCTTCAAAAATGTTGCATGAAGAAGAAAGACCCATGGGGAGGCACCGGTCAAAGTAATACAAGTTATCGAACTTCATACCCAGCAAGGAATAGTCGGCAGGATGAATTGGTATAATACGAAAAGCCGACTTGATGTCGGTTTTAGCCAAAAAACAACCTTCCCCGGTGGCTTTAATGGCTGTGATCGCATCActaacgcatgcgtatttgacAGAGGAACAATAGTCAGGAATATCATAATTAACCGAATTTCCTTTGGGATAGGATGAATGATGAATCAAACGAAATTCAGATGGGTCTTTCTTGGGTACAACGCTCAAGGGAGACGTACGAAAGTTCGCAAAAGGGGGAGTTTTAAAAGGACCCACAATTCGGCCTGCGTCGCATTCCTTGCACAATTTCATTCTTGCAATTTCTGGTTGGGCGAGGACACTTTTGAGATTAGGAGATTGAAAAGGAAGCCGATCACCAACAAAATTAACACGAAAGCCACAACGGAAACCAtcgacaagaaaatgctttttgtTTTGCTCATAACAGTGTAAGAGGCATTCAAGCCTGTCCACCCTTACGGGGGTTACTGGCGGGCTGTGAAGGGCCTGATACTTGAGTAGAGTTTCCTTTTGGTTTAACTCCACTGTACCGCTGATGAGGGGTTTGTACTGAGCATTGAATGGCTGGGTGCTTTGCTCCACATTTATAGCAGACGTGTTCGAACTGACACCCTTGGCAGTGTTTTCCGGCATGAAATGTCCAACAAGTGCCTCGTGGGAAAAAATTCGAACGAAAACGCTGGCGTGTCGAGGGTTGGGGCTTATTGGGGATCGACTGTGATCTCCGAAAATTAGCTGAGGCCCTCAACCAAAGTTCCCAATGTATTTGATCCCATGGATATTTATCGGGTGCAGATTGCCTCAGATAACGAAATTGTTCGTCATACCAGAGCCAATCCCCGTTCGACAAAGCAATGTCACGGACTACCTCGCAATACTTCATCAACTGCGGGGTTTCACTCTGGTATCGCTCAGTATAGACCGAGACAAAAATGTTAAAAGCCGAAACCCACTGTTGTATGTTGGAAACCTTCTTTGTTGCGTGATACGGCTCAAGGGTCAGCCGCGGCTGCTTTGATAGCCCAGAGGAGGGGGTCATCGATAACGCACACTTATCGATTTGAGGGGTGGATGCTAATAAGGCCCCAAATTCCACATATTCGTTAGCCCAGATTTTGGCTTTAATTTTGGAACCCACCCGGGAACTAAGATTTACTGACACGCTAGTAAAGATTTGTTTAGGTTGCACATTGTCGGGACCCAGAAGCAGAGAATCATTTCTTGTACCTGCACCGGTGAGGCTACTGACATGGCTGCTCACAGCTGAAGTGACGCGATCTGAAGACAGGTTGGCTTGAGGCTGGCCTGCTAATGTGGTTTCAATCGACGTGCTGTCCTCAAACGTGTTTTGTCTCAAGATCTCGGTGAGACTGTCCTTAGATAATGCTGTTTTCACCGCTTCCGAGATGGCCGTCGATATGGTGGCGGAGAGAGCGTCTACGTCCAAGGAGACCAAACCGGGGTTGTTATTAGTTTGTTCAGGGAGAGGTGGGACCGTTGCAGTCAGCTCTGATGTCCGCACTCGCTTAGAACGTGTTTGGCGGCCTGTCCTTGATGGTTGTGCCGGACGCTTCCTAGGAGGCATGACTTATCGAGAACAGATAAAATTAGGTAATTAAATATCATGGAATGCTGTTTGATTTCGAAAGAAAAGTGATAAGAAGGAATACGGCGTAATATGACAAGATGAAATTCCATCCTAAATTTTTGGTTACAGTTGAGGTGGGGCAGTTCCACAGGTTTTCCTTAAATCTGGTTGATTAGCAATGATATGTAACCGgatgaaaaagagaaaaagagaaaaaagccaAGTTCCCAAAAACAATGCATTACCGCCTGTGCCGAGTGCATTGGACCACTCGTAAAGAGGCGGTCATATGGCAGGAGTAAGCACATAATAAATTATCGCCAAAGCCATAAATGCACGTTGGACGTGCCAACCATGGTTCAAAGGAACCGAACAAGCACAGCCATTGCTCGTGGGAGTAAAACCCAACGGCAAACAACAAACAGGGGCtgttaaaacaaacaacaactgaCAATTCGGCTTGGCTTAAAACAAAACGGAACTGGCAAATCCTAAGATAGTAAAATAAAAAACCATAAAATGCCTGGGCAAGGTGAGCAGTATAGATAAgaagttgtttcaaatttgttacaTAGCTTAAATTTGCCCAATGTGCGGCTATAACGATTGTAGGCAATGTAGAACTGCCCCCCTCAAACTACGATAGAGCTTGTACTGACCAATGCCGTTTAAATGTATCCCGTCATGGGCCATAAAATTAGTTTTTGCTCTCCAAAACCCTTTATGGCTCCAGAACATTGCATAGGGGATGGG encodes:
- the LOC137996379 gene encoding uncharacterized protein, encoding MPPRKRPAQPSRTGRQTRSKRVRTSELTATVPPLPEQTNNNPGLVSLDVDALSATISTAISEAVKTALSKDSLTEILRQNTFEDSTSIETTLAGQPQANLSSDRVTSAVSSHVSSLTGAGTRNDSLLLGPDNVQPKQIFTSVSVNLSSRVGSKIKAKIWANEYVEFGALLASTPQIDKCALSMTPSSGLSKQPRLTLEPYHATKKVSNIQQWVSAFNIFVSVYTERYQSETPQLMKYCEVVRDIALSNGDWLWYDEQFRYLRQSAPDKYPWDQIHWELWLRASANFRRSQSIPNKPQPSTRQRFRSNFFPRGTCWTFHAGKHCQGCQFEHVCYKCGAKHPAIQCSVQTPHQRYSGVKPKGNSTQVSGPSQPASNPRKGGQA